The Sphingobacterium lactis sequence TATCGTCTTGACACCCAATTCATGCAGATAGCGCTCGGCATCGCGTGAGGATTTCTCCGATAGGGCACCCAAGATCTTGCCTGTTCCTTCTACCAGATATACTTTCATCTCGTAGGTCGAAAGTTCAGGGTAATCTTTCTTCAGCATGTGCTGTTGGTATTCGGCAATCGCTCCGGAAAGCTCCACACCCGTCGGGCCACCACCTACAACAACAAAGTTCAAATAACGCTCTCTGTCCTCGGTGTTCTTGCGCAATACGGCTTCTTCTAAGTTCTGCAATAGGTAGCTCCGGATATTCAGGGCTTCCACGATGCTCTTCATCGGTAGGGCATATTTTTCTACCTGTTTATTACCGAAGAAGTTGGAAGTAGCACCCGTTGCAATGATCAAATAATCGTAATCGTAATCGGCAACCGAAGTGTGCACAATCTTTTGGACAGGGTCAATGCGGAAAACTTCAGCCAGACGGAAACGGAAGTTCTTCTGGTTCTTGAACATTTTACGCAATGGGAAAGATATCGAATCCGATGCTAAAGTTCCGGTCGCAACCTGGTACATCAGGGGCTGGAAGGTATGGTAATTGTTTCGGTCGATCAGCAGTACTTCAACCTCTTTGTTTTTCAACTGCCTAGCGGCTTCTACACCTCCGAATCCTGCTCCTATAATAATTACTCTTGGAAAGTTTCTTTCAGAACGATTTAGCAACATAATACTTTCTTGTTATAAGAATTTTAAAATAAGGCACAAATATCTGACATTTTTCAGTCTTATTCAGCAATAAATTGCATTAATTTTATGTAAAACTGGATTTATCTGTTTAAACGTGTGCTATCTTCTTTGTTATCAATTACTTATTGCCTACCATCTAAGTGTTATAAGTACACTATTTGTTTACTTATTGTAAACTGCCTTTGATCTTTATGGATAATCCATTATCCTCATCGGTTAACCGCAGTTGGCAAGCAAGTCTGCTGTTGTCATCCGAATCGGGGAGTGTATCCAACATATCCAGCTCCTGATCTTCAGGTGCAGGAAGGTTCTCCCCGCCGGATAATACCTCCACATGGCAGGTCGCGCAGAGCGCCATTCCGCCACAGGTAGCCAGGATGTCATATTCTGATGCTTTCAGGATCTCCATCAAGCTCAGGTTGATATCCGTTGGGACCAACACCTCTTGTGTACTGCCGTCCCTGTCTTCTACATTGATCGTGATCGTGTTTTCCATCTTAGAATGCATTTACTCCATTTACGGTTGTGTATTTAAAACTCAGCTTTTGCTCCGGATATACATATTTAAAGGCACTCTGCGCCATAAGCGCAGCCTCATGGTAACCACAGAGGATCAATTTCAGCTTGCCGGGATAGGTGTTGATATCCCCGATTGCGAATATGCGTTCCACATTGGTGGAATAGTCAAAGGTATTCACGGCGATCGCATTTTTATCGATGGTCAATCCCCAGTCGGCAATCGGTCCCAATTTCGGGCTCAAGCCATACAAGGGGATAAAGTGATCCGTAGGAAGAACAACCTCTTCCTTACTTTTGTTGGTTAAATGTATCGTTTCCAAGTGGCCATTGCCGTTCAACTTGTGCAGGTTGTGGGATAGCAACAGGTTGATCTTTCCTTGCTGTGCTAGATTGAAGACCTTCTCAGCTGAATCCGGTGCGCCGCGGAAGCTGTCGCTACGGTGTACCAGGGTTACTTCCTTGGCAATATCGCTCAGGAAGATGGTCCAGTCGAGGGCAGAATCACCACCGCCAGCAATAACAATGCGCTGATCACGGAATTTTTCCGGATCCTTCACCATGTAGTGCACATTTTTGCCTTCATAGGTAGTCAGGTTTTCCAACTCTGGTTTGCGTGGTTCGAAACAACCCAAGCCACCAGCGATCACGACTACTTGGCAGTGGATCTGTGTGCCTTCGGAACCCACAACAATATAAGACCCATCATCCTGCTTCTGTAGGGCATCTACCCGTTCGCCAAGTGAGAAGGTCGGTTGGAAAGGCTTGATCTGTTCCAATTGGTTATCGATGAGCTCCTGAGCCGTGATACTCGGGTATCCCGGGATATCGTAGATCGGTTTATGCGGGTAGATTTCGGAAAGTTGCCCGCCGATCTGAGGCAAGGCATCGATCAAATGGCAGCGCATTTTCAATAATCCTGCTTCAAATACTGCAAATAGACCGACCGGTCCTGCTCCAATAATGCAAATATCTGTTGTAATCATATCTATACGGTTTCTAAGTTTTTATAAATTGTATTTAATATTCTCGTGAAATGTTCAAAATCCTCCTCGCTCAGGTTCTCCCAAGCTTTCATCCGGAAATCCTTAACCAAGGGTGCCAAGTTATGCACCTGCTCCTTGCCCAATTCAGTCAGTTGCACATGCAGGCAACGGCGATCCGTAGGGTGTTCCACACGCATGACCGTTCCTTTCTTGATCAACAGATCGACGATTCGCGTCAGCGTTGGTTGATCTTTGCCACAGCGGTCCGCAAGGTCTTTATGAGTCAGGTCTTCCTGCTCATATAAGGTTTTCAGGACCGACCATTGGTCCACCGTCAAGTCGATGCCATTTGCGTTGAATGAAGATTGCGCAAATTGCTTCACCCGTCGGGCCGTACGGTCCAGAACGAAGGAATATTGATTGTACTTTTCTTTTAGCATAACAATTATTAGTATGACAAGTAAATGTAGACAAAGTTTAGCACAAGTAAAAGTTTAGACAGCTATTTTGATATAAAGATTACGGAATCAGTGCAGAAGGGGGGGGATAGCAACTGTTTTAACGCTGCGGGGAGATTGATGGGTGGTATATTAATAGAAAAGCCGCTTGGTAGCGGCTTTTTGCTATTTTGGGATTAGTAGATCCATTTGAATTGGTATTCCTTTTCAGGAATTTTGATGCGGTCGGCAAGGCGCAATAACCGGTCTGGCAAGGCCATCAGGTAATCACGTGCCTTTTCACCTTTTTCATTGAGGCCGGTAACTTGGTCAATCTTCCAGTCTGCGATCAGGTCTTTCAGGATATCCACGTAATCGACTGCGGTATACACACCCAAACGCTGCGCTGCATCCGAGAAATGAGAGAAAGCTCCACCTTGAGGACCACCCGATTCCCGAAGGAAGTGAGCAGGCATAACAATCTTCTTGCGCATCATATCCTCGAAAGCCAACATCACCTCACTTGGGTCAACTGCCATCGCGTGGGAGATAAAGGACATATACGCTTTTGCATGTCGTGCTTCATCCGCAGCGATCACACCGCACATTTTTGCCAGTAGCTTGTCACCACTCTTTTTGGAAAGGCCGGATACCCGTCTATGGGATACATTGGTTGCCAATTCCTGGAAAGAGGTGTATATAAAGTTCCGGTATGGATCAGCTCCGGTACCGATATCAAAACCATCCTGGATCAGGTATTGCGTAGACATTTCAAATTCACGCATGTTGATCCGTCCGGATAGGTATAAATATTTGTTCAATAGATCACCGTGGCGGTTCTCTTCAGCGGTCCATGCACGGACCCACTTCATCCAACCTCCCTGTTCATTCTTGTCTACCTCTTCCACCATGGTCAACCACGATTCATAGGTAGGCAAAGCTTCTTCGGTAACCGTGTCACCGATCAGCACAGCAACCAAATCGTAAGGGAGCTCACGCGCGCTTTCCTGCAGGTCGCGGACTTCTTCGAAAAAAGTGTCACGGGATGAGTCCGGAAGAAAGTCGGCAGGTTGCCACATGTCCTCAACGGGTTTTAAATACTCGGACATCTCATTCAACATGAACGGTTCCAAGTAGGTCATGACCTCTTTTCTTGAGCCTTCTGGTATGTTTAAAGGTAATTCTTGCATATTAGAAACAAAGGTAGTCAAACAATATTTAATAAATCTTTAATATTCGTTTTATTTTGATGGGAATATTCTCCTACTATTCCGCTCAAATTTCAATGGTTCTCCAGTCGTAGATTCCGTTAATTATTACGTTTAAATAACCAATATGTTGCCCATTATGTTTTATTTAGTGTTAACTTTGTAGTTTGAAATCAAAATAAATATACATTGAGCAATCTAGATATACAAGCCATCCGAGCAGCTTTCCCGATATTGAAACGTGAGGTGAATGGAAAGCCTTTGGTTTATTTGGATAACGGCGCAACTACCCAGAAACCACAGGTGGTGATCGACGCTATCCTAAATTACTACACGGATATGAACAGCAATGTTCACCGTGGGGTACACTATCTGAGCCAGATTTCCACCGATGCCTTCGAAGTGACCCGCCGGAAGGTTCAAGAATTTATCCATGCTAAGCATGATTACGAAATCATCATCACTAAAGGGACGACGGACAGCATTAACCTGGTTTCGACCTGTTATGGCGGTGCGTTCATCCATGAAGGCGATGAGGTGATCATTTCGGCAATGGAACACCATTCGAATATTGTGCCTTGGCAGATGCTATGCGAGGCGAAGGGTGCAAAATTGCAGGTCATCCCGATGAAAGAGTCTGGTGAACTGGATATGGACGCCTACCGATCGCTATTGAATGCAAACACCAAACTGGTTTCGGTAAATTATGTGTCCAATGCCTTAGGGACCATCAATCCTGTTAAGGAGATCATTGATTTGGCTCATGCGGCTGGCGCTGTGGTATTGATCGATGCTGCACAGGCCATTCAGCACATCAAGATCGATGTACAGGAACTGGATGTTGATTTCTTGGTATTCTCCGGACACAAGATGTACGGACCGACAGGCGTTGGTGTGCTTTACGGTAAGGAAGAGCTATTGAACAAGATGCCGCCATATCAGGGCGGTGGCGATATGATCAAGGATGTAACCTTCGAAAAGACCACGTACAACGAACTTCCGTTCAAATTTGAGGCCGGTACACCGAATATTGAGGCCGGAATTACACTGAATGCGGCAATCGACTTCATCAACGACTTGGGTATTGATAACATCAAGGCCTACGAAGATGAGTTGCTGGCCTATGCAACGGAAAAATTGAGCGAGGTCGAAGGGATCCGTTTCATCGGTACAGCGAAAGAGAAATCATCGGTTATCTCCTTTGTTGTGGATGGTACCCATCCCTATGACATCGGCGTAATCCTGGATAAACTGGGTATTGCCGTTCGTACGGGACATCACTGTGCACAGCCTGTAATGGATCAATTCCATATTCCGGGAACCGTCCGTGCAAGTTTGGCAGTTTACAATACGAAAGAGGAAATTGATGCCTTGGTGGCCGGCGTAAAGCGTGCCGTTGCCATGTTGGTATAATTTAAAAATAGAGCATGACTATAAACGAAATACAGGATGAGTTAATCGAAGATTTCGCCTTCTACCAAGACTGGATGGAGAAATACGAATACATCATCCAACTGGGCAAAGAATTGCCCCTGATCGATGAAGCCAATAGGCAAGATCAGTACATTATTAAGGGATGCCAATCCAAGGTATGGTTGTTTCCCGAAATGAAAGATGGCAAGTTGTTTTTCACAGCAGATTCCGACGCCGTGATCACGAAGGGATTGGTGAGCCTGATGGTAAAGGTCCTATCTGGGCATTCGCCGAAAGAAATCGTTGATGCGGACCTGTACTTTATCGATCAGATCGGATTGAAGGAACATCTTTCTCCAACTCGCGCCAATGGCTTATTGGCCATGGTGAAACAGATGAAACTCTATGCACTTGCCTTACAGCAAAGGGTATAAAATGATAAAAGAATGAAAAAAAGCTAATCCGATCGGGTTAGCTTTTTTTATTTTGACTAGCCTTTAGGGCTGTACTTTCAAATGTTTGGAGTTGATCCGTTTTCCAAAGAAGATCTCTGCCTTTTCATTGAAATCCATCGGGTCATCGGTGGTAAAGAACTGGAGCTGCTTTCCTTTGGAACATATTTCTTCCACTTCGGGATGTCTCTTCAGGTAGTCTTCCAAACTGTCGGCAACCAATGCTCCCTGCGAAATGATTTTGATGTGCTCCGGCACATATTTCCGGATGATCGGCAAAAGGAGGGGGTAATGTGTGCAAGCTAAGAGAATGCTATCGATCTGCGGTGCATCCTGCAATAGCTGCTGGATATCCTGCTGGATGAAATAATGCGCTCCTTCGCTATCCAGTTCATTATTTTCCACCAAGGGCACCCAGAAAGGGCATGCATGTTGGAAGACCTGGATATCGGGATGGAATTTATTGATTTCGATCAGGTAGGATTCCGAGTTCACGGTTCCCTGTGTTGCGAGGATCCCGACCTGTTTGGTTTTCGTGAATTGATCGACGACTTCGGAAGTCGGTCGGATGACACCAAGGACTTTCTTTCCTTCGGGAAGGTAATGTTGCTGTATGGTACGCAGTGCTTTTGCCGATGCGGTGTTACAGGCAAGGATAACGAGGTTGCATCCCAGATCGAACAGCTTGAACACACATTCCTTGGTATACTCGTAAACGGTCTCAAACGATCGGGTGCCGTAAGGCACTCGGGCGTTGTCACCCAGATAGATGTAGTCATAATCGGGAAGTTTCTTCAGGATTTCCTGAAATACCGTAAGCCCTCCATATCCGGAGTCGAAGATTCCAATGGGTCCCGCAAGATGTTGATTCGACATACCCTCTATTCAATTTTTTGTGTTTACAAAGGTTGTTGATTATTGACGAATTTGCAAGTGGAAAATGAAATGGGATACCACCTAAAAAGGCGAGGACGATTACTGATAGCGTAATCGTCCTCGTGCTCTTCTTATGCTTTTAGCAACTCAGGTTTCTCTTTGTATAATTTCCACATCAATTCCCCGAATAAGGTATTCGTCCAAGCGAACCAATGGCGGGTGAATTTCTTGGGATTGTCCTTGTGGAACGACTCATGCATAAAGCCGGTGTCGCCATGGGTTTTCTTCAACATCTGCACGCATTGTCTGATTTCTTCATCATCGGTAGATGTAAATGCGCGCATGATAATCGACATCGGCCAGATCATATCCCGACCGATATGCGGTCCACCGATACCTTCGGCAGCCGTTCCCTTAAAGAAGAATGGGTTCTTCTCCGATAGGATAAATGCTCTGGTGCGTTTATAGACTTCATCATTCTTGTCGATGGCATTCAAGTAAGGCAAAGCCAATAGGGAAGGGACATTGGCGTCGTCCATCATCAGGTAACTGCCAAAACCGTCCACCTCAAAGGCATAGATCCTACCATGTTCAGGGTGATCGATGATGCCGTATCTGTTCACGGCGTTTTCCACTTCTGTTGCTAATGCTTCCATCTGCTCGGCCAATGCGGTGTTGTTCTTTACCTTGCGCAGGATCTCCGCAGATTCGCGTAGGCTAACAATGGCAAACAGGTTGGAAGGGATCAAAAATCCGAAAATACTACAGTCATCGGATGGGCGGAAACTCGAAACGATCAGTCCAACAGGGTTGACCGGATAGCCATAGCCGTCGACCTGCAAGGTGTCGGTACCACGAGAGGTCGTCCGTTCGAATTTATAGGGGCCCAAGCCGTCCTTACGTTGTTGTTCCTTAAAGGTCTGCAAGGTCTTTTCCTGTGCTTTTACCCAGGTATCATCGAATGGCGTGGTGTCATTCGTTTCCTTCCAATAGTTATACGCCAAGCGGATCGGGTAACAGAGTGAGTCGATTTCCCATTTCCGTTCGTGCATGCCCGGTTTCATGTCGGTATGATCCGAAAACCATTCCCCTTTTTTGGTAGGATCGTTATAGAACGCATTGGCATACGGATCGATATTGATACATTCCGATTGCTTATTGATGAGACCTAAGATGAGGTTCTTTAATTTCTTATCCTTGTTGACGAATTGGATATACGGCCAAACCTGCGCACTGCTGTCACGGAGCCACATCGCGTCGATATCTCCGGTAATCACGTATGTCAATTGACGGTTGCCTTTGGTTTCATCGAAAACGGTGGTATCCAAGGTATTCGGTAAACAGTTGTTGAATAACCAACCCATTTCCTTATCGGCAACATTTTTCTGGAATTCTTTGATCATATCCTCCACCAATTTGCTGCTGAAGTGGCGTTTGTCCACCGCTGTGCGTACCGTAGGGAATTGATTGAATGATTCTGCGAATGAGAATTTACTAGCGAGCATTCCTGCACCGAATAATGCGGAATTCTGAATGAAAGTTCTGCGCTTCATATATTAAGATCAAGGATTTTACAATTAATTATTGCAGCAATATACAAATTGTATCTTATTTTTCCCATCAGGACTAAACGTTTTAGCAATATTTATCCCATTAAATGCCGATGTCGGGGATAATAAAAGTATCTTTGATGATTTTTAGGAATAAAATTTGATAGAATAGCGCAAACAGTACGACTCTTAACAATTATGAAGCACACGTTATCATATGCAATCGCCGGAATCCTGAGTCTCTCAGCATTCGGGAGCTTGCAAGCACAGGTCAAATATCAACCCTACTCGTACCAGCATCACCAAAAGTATGACGAGGAGTTATATTCGCCAAAAACCCGATACCACACATCGGTAAAACCGACCTTATTCCAAGGGCGTATGTTGGAGAAGTTGGATTCCATCCAAGGGCTCAATCCGACCACATCTGAAAATTGGTTCATGCGGAAGATTTTCAATGAACACCTGATCGAGGTGGAGAAAGAAGATCACACTTTTTACCTGGATGTCCTTCCGGACTTCGTAATCGGGACCGAATTGATCGATTCGGATAAACGGACGACCTGGTTGAATACCCGCGGTGTCCAAGGTGGGGTAACCATTGGTGATAAATTCACGTTCTACGGTAATTTCTTTGAAAACCAAGGTGTTTACCCGAGATACATGGATGATTATATTCGGGAAAGTATGGTGGTTCCAGGGCAAGCGATGTCGAAGAATCGTTTCGGCAAGAAAAAAGACTGGATGTATGCTACGGCGAATGCTACCTATGCATTTTCCGATTATTTCCATGCGACCTTAGCCTACGATAAGAACTTCATCGGTGATGGTTATCGGTCTGTATTGCTATCGGATTTTTCATCCAACTATGCACACCTGAAATTCAGCGGAAAGATTGGTAATGTTCAATATACTTCCATTTGGGCATACATGAACGACCCTCAGAATCCACGGGTAGATTCCCTGAATTCCGGCGGCCGCTTTGGGGACGGGATTAAATGGGGTGCATTCCAATATTTGGACTATAACGTAACAAACCGTTTGTCCATTGGTTTCTTCCAATCGGTCATCTGGGCAAATCGCAATCAAGCGGGACATCGCGGGTTTGATTTCAATTATATGAATCCTATCCTGTTCTTAAGACCAGTAGAAAACAATAACATTTCATCGCCGGACAAGATGTTCCTGGGATTGAATGCGAAATATAAAGTATTGGATAATGCAACGGTGTATGGCCAATTCCTATTGGGTGAGTTTACCGCCAAGGAATTCTTTGCCAACAACGGTTACCAGCACAACAAATGGGGGGCACAGCTCGGTGCGAAGGCCTTCAATATCTTTGGTGTGCAGAACTTGAATATCTTGGGTGAGTACAACCTCGTTCGCCCATATACCTATCAGCACTTTGTCTCCATCTCGAATTATAGTAATCGTGGCGAGCCTTTGGCACACCCGCGTGGAGCCAACTTTAGAGAGTTGATCGGTATTGCGAATTATTCATGGAACCGCTTTGATTTTTCCGTACAGGGTTTATACAGCCGCTTTGGTACCGATCCATTGGATAACCTGATGCGCCCGATCAATTATGGTGGCGATATCTTCCAGTCCTACAATACCGCACCGAACAGGTACGGTAATAAAATTGGGCAGGGTGTGCAGAATGATCTGTTCTATGCTGATTTCAAAGCCGCCTATGTATTGAATCCAAAATATAACCTGCGTCTAGAACTTGGCTATACCCAACGGTACAACAAGATCGAAGGCGAGGCGACCCAGAAATCAGGAGTAATTAATTTCGGATTGCGCTCAAGTTTCAGAAATCTATATTCAGATTTTTAGGATATTGGTATATTTAGCGGATAAAATCAGTACATGAAGAAGATATTAATCCTGAACGGGCCAAATTTGAACCTATTGGGTGTTCGCGAAAAGGGCATCTATGGCGTTCAATCCTTTGACTCCTACTACGAATCGCTGCAATCGGATTTTCCGGAAGTGGAATTACATTATTTCCAGAGCAACAGCGAAGGTGCTCTGATCGATAAGCTCCATGAAGTCGGTTTTTCCTTTGATGGGGTCGTTATGAATGCCGGTGCATATACGCATACCTCGGTGGCGATCGGAGATGCCATAGCGGGCATACAAACACCCGTGGTGGAAGTGCATATCTCCAACGTGCACCAACGAGAAGAATTCCGTCACCATTCCTTTTTGTCCAAGAATTGCAAAGGCGTAATTCTGGGCTTTGGTCTGGACAGTTATCGACTGGGAATACTGAGCTTGATCAAGTAAAAATACATTCTTTACTTCAACGCAAAATAATTATACAGAGCGAACCTGATGGTTCGCTCTTTTTGTTGTTCATTGGTCGGCAGCAAAAAGTGTTATTTCTACACGATTTAACTTAAAATAGAATGTAGTCTATAGTTATACGCAATCGGTTGCATTAATTTACGCAATCGTTTTCGTTGCGTCTATGCTCATTTCATTCCATCTTGATTGCCTATCTTTCTCGAAGCTAAATTATGTAACATAACTAATTTTTAAGCATGAGGAGAAATTTTACGAATTACTTTCTAATGCGTAATGCTATGCCTATAGCGAGCGCATTAGTCATCAGTTTATCGATGCCAACCCAGGGTTTTGCATTGACTAAGCTGGAGCGAATTGCCGCATTTTCGACAGTTCAGCAGGAGCAGGTTACCGGGAAGGTGAGTTCTGCCGAAGGACCGCTAGCTGGCGTGACCGTTACGGTCAAGGAAAACCCTTCCATTGCCACATCTACGGATGAAAGTGGACAATTCACCATTCAAGCGACCAAAGGACAGACTTTAATCTTTAGAAACCTAGGTTTTGAGACCGTAGAAAGACTGGTGGATGGACCGACCGTACAGGTTACACTATCGAGTAGCGATGAGGCCATTGATGAAGTTGTTGTGGTGGGTTTCGGTACGCAAAAAAAGGCAAACCTTACAGGTGCCGTACAATCGATCAGTGCAAAGGATTTACAGGATCGCCCCGTGACGAACGTGTCTTCGGCAATCCAGGGTAAATTTGCCGGTGTTACCATCACGCAGAACTCTGGTCAGCCGGGTAAGGACAACGGCTCTATCCGCATCCGTGGTCTCGGTACAGTTAACAATGCGAATCCATTGGTCATTGTCGATGGCGTTGAAAGTAGCATGAACAACATCAACCCAAATGATATCGAAACAACAACGGTATTAAAGGATGGTCCGAGTGCTGCGATCTATGGATCGAAGGCTGCGAACGGTGTGATCTTGATTACCACGAAAAAGGGAAAATCCGGTGAGCCACAGTTGAACTATTCAGGATATGTAGGTCTTCAGGATCCAACACGCTTACCGAATTACATGCGTTCCTACGACCATGCGGTCATCTTGAACGAGGCTTTGCAGAACGAAGGCAAAACGGTGCGTTTCTCGGAAAGTGATTTAGCTGCTTTCCAGAACCACAGCAACCTGGACACGCATCCCGATACAGATTGGTTAGGTTTGCTGTATTCCGAAAATGGTTTGCAACAGGCACATAACGTGCAATTGTTGGGCGGAACGGATAAAATCACTTACATGGGATCCTTAGGTTTCTTGGGACAGAATGGGGTGATCAAAGTAGCGAATTCCAATCGCTATAACCTTCGTACCAACATCGGTGCGCAGATTTCTTCGAAATTGAGAATGGACCTTGGTCTGGCATACAATTACCAACGGATCAACGAGCCTGTCAATCCATATACTGGAGATATGGCACAGATCTTCCGTCAGTCCAACCGGATTCCGTCTTTCATTCCGTATAAATACTCATCCGGTGAATATGGATACTATGGTGATGGTAACCCGATCGCATGGTTGGATATGGCATCCACAGATCGCATGATCTACAAGCATACCATGATCAACCTATCCGCGGAATACCAAATCGTGGACGGCCTGAAATTTAAACAGGTGGTAGGTTTCCAGCCGATCGATAACATCTCTTCCAAATTTGTGAAGTCCATTTCTTACTACGATGTAGTGAACAAACGACCTGGTCCGACACAAGGGGTAAATAACCTAACGATTTTAAATTATCAATCGGAACGTTTGACCTTGCAATCCTTATTGACGTATGATAAAACCTTTGGCGATCATCAATTGAATGTATTGGGAGGTTTTATGGACGAGAAGCTAAGACATGATTTCAGTTCCGGATACCGTGAGGGCTTCTTAACGCAAGATCTTGAAGAGTTGGATTTAGGAAATCCTAATGGACAGAAATCAAATAGTGGTGCAAAACAATTGATTCTTAGATCCTACTTCGGACGTGTCAACTATGCTTTTGCT is a genomic window containing:
- a CDS encoding gliding motility protein RemB, translated to MKHTLSYAIAGILSLSAFGSLQAQVKYQPYSYQHHQKYDEELYSPKTRYHTSVKPTLFQGRMLEKLDSIQGLNPTTSENWFMRKIFNEHLIEVEKEDHTFYLDVLPDFVIGTELIDSDKRTTWLNTRGVQGGVTIGDKFTFYGNFFENQGVYPRYMDDYIRESMVVPGQAMSKNRFGKKKDWMYATANATYAFSDYFHATLAYDKNFIGDGYRSVLLSDFSSNYAHLKFSGKIGNVQYTSIWAYMNDPQNPRVDSLNSGGRFGDGIKWGAFQYLDYNVTNRLSIGFFQSVIWANRNQAGHRGFDFNYMNPILFLRPVENNNISSPDKMFLGLNAKYKVLDNATVYGQFLLGEFTAKEFFANNGYQHNKWGAQLGAKAFNIFGVQNLNILGEYNLVRPYTYQHFVSISNYSNRGEPLAHPRGANFRELIGIANYSWNRFDFSVQGLYSRFGTDPLDNLMRPINYGGDIFQSYNTAPNRYGNKIGQGVQNDLFYADFKAAYVLNPKYNLRLELGYTQRYNKIEGEATQKSGVINFGLRSSFRNLYSDF
- the aroQ gene encoding type II 3-dehydroquinate dehydratase; amino-acid sequence: MKKILILNGPNLNLLGVREKGIYGVQSFDSYYESLQSDFPEVELHYFQSNSEGALIDKLHEVGFSFDGVVMNAGAYTHTSVAIGDAIAGIQTPVVEVHISNVHQREEFRHHSFLSKNCKGVILGFGLDSYRLGILSLIK
- a CDS encoding SusC/RagA family TonB-linked outer membrane protein, with the translated sequence MPIASALVISLSMPTQGFALTKLERIAAFSTVQQEQVTGKVSSAEGPLAGVTVTVKENPSIATSTDESGQFTIQATKGQTLIFRNLGFETVERLVDGPTVQVTLSSSDEAIDEVVVVGFGTQKKANLTGAVQSISAKDLQDRPVTNVSSAIQGKFAGVTITQNSGQPGKDNGSIRIRGLGTVNNANPLVIVDGVESSMNNINPNDIETTTVLKDGPSAAIYGSKAANGVILITTKKGKSGEPQLNYSGYVGLQDPTRLPNYMRSYDHAVILNEALQNEGKTVRFSESDLAAFQNHSNLDTHPDTDWLGLLYSENGLQQAHNVQLLGGTDKITYMGSLGFLGQNGVIKVANSNRYNLRTNIGAQISSKLRMDLGLAYNYQRINEPVNPYTGDMAQIFRQSNRIPSFIPYKYSSGEYGYYGDGNPIAWLDMASTDRMIYKHTMINLSAEYQIVDGLKFKQVVGFQPIDNISSKFVKSISYYDVVNKRPGPTQGVNNLTILNYQSERLTLQSLLTYDKTFGDHQLNVLGGFMDEKLRHDFSSGYREGFLTQDLEELDLGNPNGQKSNSGAKQLILRSYFGRVNYAFAGKYLLEANVRHDGTSRFLGNNRWSTFPSFSAGWRLSQESFFQNSSLANSISELKIRGGWGKLGNQQLLAVNENQYPTDGYYPGYFVIEPGYNAVLGNTVSPGGAIVTQANPLLVWEETVSSNIGFDLNLKNNFSIVMDYFDRRTNQVFLSLPVPVTLGLNGPVENGGKVKNSGVELQLNYRNTAGDFTYDFSVNGSYIKNELVAYRSATAEPHSSYYVYQPGLPIRSFYGYESNGIYRSDEEYKNSGVTGINGGQNIGAGDIIYKDQNGDNKIDGADRVYLGSPDPKYIFGLTANLSYKDFDLNVFFQGAADVKGYLWGEAIGSISGSDKPTDMYADRFHPVNNPNGSMPRALTTWVQNSPGSTPSDFWIQDASYLRMKNITLGYNIPKSVLSRIGLKGAKVYYSGQNLLTFTGFAKGFDPEAPAGTRGNYYPQVKTNVFGLNVNF